One Ricinus communis isolate WT05 ecotype wild-type chromosome 1, ASM1957865v1, whole genome shotgun sequence DNA window includes the following coding sequences:
- the LOC8261008 gene encoding formin-like protein 2 — translation MSIRILLLFSLLLPSTTTSTAAYHRHLLHQPFFPLTNTFPPIQPPSLSPQPPPQPKYPFSTTPNIPQKPFFPTLPSPPPPPTISALSTFPANISSLLFPHPPSSQTSHRHLIITLSISLSLLFIAILTAISAIYLYSRRRHNHRYTTTTTSDKTSRSDSLRLFPPNTIPSDGSPKPPKLPNRPGVPNRSSEFLYLGTLVNSTSGGISEPHHHKVTNSSNAGVRIGVSSSPYQKLGSPELKPLPPLPKHNYTPTYRSGEVLIGSYSVDDHQANIDTDDEEEEFFSPRGSSGRKETIQESPVRVESSSRREFRGVVHGDNFGSTSFNSRTASYPYSNSSSPATSIATSPSPASNLSPTSAKSKSPETILSFPAAGVHSVKRSPLSISLSSSPSWRDSGNTQNSPEQNKPSLTRVESIGIQFGPTKLPPPPPPPPPPRFWEIPEGVRQAREVNFGSSGPPVLVTPSRPVLVPSPMPVLVNEQTQINASIERSEEAMKPKLKPLHWDKVRASSDRAMVWDQIKSSSFQLNEEMIETLFMVNHSNFNVKDNNGRRQSLPLPNQENCVLDSKKSQNIAILLRALNVTIDEVCEALLEGNSDTLGTELLESLLKMAPTKEEERKLREYKDESPFKLGPAEKFLKAVLDIPFAFKRVDAMLYIANFESEVEYLQRSFENLEAACEELRNSRMFLKLLEAVLKTGNRMNVGTNRGDAHAFKLDTLLKLVDVKGTDGKTTLLHFVVQEIIRSEGSRLSGPNQIQTAEKAQQSSFQDDVEFRKIGLQVVSGLSGELTNVKKAAAMDSDILSSEVAKLAIGIMKVKEVLKLNEDIALKESSRKFSESTNGFLKKAEEEIVRIQAQEKLALSLVKEITEYFHGNSAKEEAHPFRIFMVVRDFLSILDQVCKEVGKINERTIYSSVRPMPINSNLPPVFPVFNGRQHFSSSDDESSSFS, via the exons ATGTCCATTCGCATTCTCCTTCTCTTCTCTCTCCTCCTCCCCAGCACCACCACCTCCACCGCTGCCTACCACCGCCACCTCCTCCACCAACCTTTCTTCCCTCTAACAAACACCTTCCCGCCAATACAACCACCATCTCTGTCTCCACAACCACCACCACAACCCAAATATCCGTTCTCCACTACTCCAAACATCCCTCAAAAACCTTTCTTCCCTACCCTCCCATCCCCACCTCCACCTCCTACCATTTCCGCTCTATCCACTTTCCCGGCCAACATCTCCTCCCTTCTCTTCCCCCACCCACCTTCCTCCCAAACCTCTCATCGCCACCTCATTATCACCCTCTCTATTTCCCTTTCTCTACTCTTTATTGCCATTCTTACTGCCATTTCAGCCATCTACCTCTACTCCCGCCGCCGCCACAACCACCGCtacaccaccaccaccacctctGACAAAACCTCACGATCTGACAGCCTTCGCCTTTTCCCGCCAAACACCATCCCCTCCGACGGTTCTCCAAAGCCTCCAAAGCTTCCAAACCGCCCTGGGGTACCCAACAGAAGCTCAGAGTTCCTTTACCTGGGAACTTTAGTTAACTCTACAAGTGGTGGAATCAGTGAACCTCACCATCATAAGGTTACAAACTCGAGCAATGCTGGTGTTAGGATTGGCGTATCATCCTCTCCGTATCAGAAACTTGGTTCTCCAGAGCTAAAACCATTGCCGCCATTGCCTAAACACAACTATACACCAACATATAGAAGTGGTGAAGTACTTATAGGGTCCTATAGTGTTGATGATCACCAAGCAAATATTGATactgatgatgaagaagaagagttCTTTTCTCCAAGAGGCTCATCAGGGCGCAAAGAGACTATTCAAGAAAGTCCAGTTCGCGTTGAGTCAAGTTCAAGAAGAGAGTTTCGAGGTGTTGTTCATGGAGATAATTTTGGTTCTACAAGTTTTAATTCAAGAACTGCGTCTTATCCTTATTCTAATTCTTCTTCCCCAGCTACTTCTATAGCTACTAGTCCCTCTCCAGCATCAAATTTGAGTCCTACAAGTGCAAAATCTAAATCTCCTGAGACTATCTTAAGTTTTCCTGCTGCTGGAGTTCATTCTGTGAAAAGATCACCGCTTTCCATATCTTTGTCTTCCTCGCCGTCTTGGAGAGATTCAGGGAATACCCAGAACTCGCCGGAGCAGAATAAGCCCTCTCTGACGAGAGTTGAGAGTATTGGTATACAATTTGGCCCGACTAAACTTCCGCCACCACCTCCTCCGCCTCCGCCGCCGCGATTTTGGGAGATCCCGGAAGGGGTGAGACAGGCTAGGGAAGTGAATTTTGGGAGTTCAGGTCCTCCTGTTCTTGTTACTCCCTCAAGGCCAGTTTTGGTTCCGAGTCCAATGCCAGTTTTAGTTAATGAGCAAACCCAAATTAATGCAAGCATTGAGAGGAGCGAAGAGGCCATGAAACCAAAGTTGAAGCCTTTACATTGGGATAAAGTCAGAGCTAGCTCGGATCGGGCTATGGTGTGGGATCAGATTAAGTCCAGTTCTTTTCA GTTAAATGAGGAAATGATTGAGACTTTATTTATGGTAAACCATTCTAATTTCAATGTTAAAGATAATAATGGACGGCGACAGTCTCTTCCATTGCCGAACCAAGAGAATTGTGTGCTTGATTCGAAGAAGTCTCAGAACATTGCAATATTGTTGAGGGCACTTAATGTTACCATTGATGAAGTATGCGAGGCCCTCTTGGAAG GAAACTCAGATACACTAGGAACAGAGCTCCTTGAGAGTTTATTAAAGATGGCTCCAACTAAAGAAGAAGAACGCAAACTCAGGGAGTATAAGGATGAATCACCATTTAAGCTCGGCCCTGCAGAGAAGTTTCTCAAGGCAGTGCTTGACATTCCTTTTGCATTTAAGAGAGTTGATGCGATGCTTTATATTGCTAACTTTGAATCAGAAGTTGAATACCTGCAGAGGTCTTTTGAGAATCTGGAG GCAGCTTGTGAAGAATTAAGAAACAGCAGAATGTTCTTGAAGCTTCTGGAAGCAGTGCTCAAGACTGGGAACCGCATGAATGTTGGCACCAACCGTGGCGATGCCCATGCCTTCAAGCTTGATACACTCCTTAAGCTGGTTGATGTTAAGGGAACTGATGGGAAAACTAcacttttgcattttgttGTACAGGAGATCATCAGATCTGAAGGTTCTCGTCTTTCAGGtcctaatcaaattcaaacaGCTGAGAAAGCTCAACAATCCAGCTTCCAGGATGATGTTGAATTTAGGAAGATTGGCCTGCAAGTTGTTTCAGGTTTGAGCGGAGAGCTCACCAATGTAAAGAAAGCTGCAGCCATGGATTCAGATATTCTTAGCAGTGAAGTTGCAAAGCTTGCGATTGGAATTATGAAAGTTAAGGAAGTTCTGAAACTAAATGAAGATATTGCACTGAAAGAGAGCAGCAGGAAGTTTTCAGAATCAACGAACGGATTCTTGAAGAAGGCAGAGGAAGAAATTGTAAGAATTCAAGCACAGGAGAAACTCGCACTCTCTCTGGTGAAGGAAATAACAGAATATTTTCATGGAAACTCAGCAAAGGAAGAAGCTCATCCATTCCGGATTTTTATGGTGGTAAGGGATTTCCTTTCCATTCTTGATCAGGTGTGCAAAGAAGTTGGGAAGATCAATGAGAGAACTATATACAGTTCAGTGCGGCCTATGCCAATAAATTCAAACCTTCCACCAGTTTTT